A segment of the Paraburkholderia fungorum genome:
GCGTTTCGAGGAAGTTCACGCAACGCAGCAGCGTCGTCTTTCCCGAGCCGCTTGGTCCGATCAGCGATACCTTCTGCCCCGGCATCACGTCGAGGTCGATTCCCTTGAGCACCTCGTGCGCGCCAAAGGACTTGCGTAGCCCGTCGATGCGCACCAGTTGCCGCGTATCGACTGGGGGAATGGCAGTTAGCGTGGCAGACATATCGCTGTGTCCCATGATCTCGTTTCAGGCAAAGGCTTTGCTGAAATCGCGCGACTCGTGCGCGAACGGGCCAATCAGCGCACCCTTGGCGTCGCGATCCACGCCGAGGCGCGGATCGGTGGGCAGAGGCACCAGATAATCGGGATTGGTGATGCCGTATTTAGCGAGGATCGGCTTGATCTGGTTGGTACGCCATAGCCAGCTAATGCCTTCGTTGATGCCGTCGAACAGATCCTTCTTGTCCGGGCTCACGCCCCAGATCGACGCGAATTTCCCCGTCAGGCTCGGATAGCTCGCATCGAATGCGATGGGGATCTGCTTGAGACCCCACGACGGGTTCTGCTGGATCATGTAGTCGACCGTCGGTGCGTCGAGCACGGCAAAGTCCAGCCGTCCGGCTACCACGTCGCGCAGACACGAATCGCTGCCGTCATACAGCTTCACGTCGACAATGCCGGGCACCCGCTTCATGTCCGGCACCACCGAATAGCCGGTGGCCGTGCCGATGGTGTGGCCGCTCAGGTCTGCGATGGTGAGCGAGCTTTTTGACGTCTGGCCCTGCCGCATGATCACGTAGGCGCCCGTATAGAACACGGGGTTGGTCAGCAACAACAGCTTCGCGCGGATCGGCGTCCACGCGAAATTGCCGCCGAACCAGTCCACCCGTCCCGACTTCACCGCTTCGATCACGGCGGAAAAACTCATCTGCTGGACGTCGATCTTGAGTTGCAGTCGTTCGGCGATCAACTGGAGCATCTCGAAGTCCGTTCCGACCAGCTTGCCGTCGCGCACCGACGCGATCGGCATGTCGCCGAGACACGCGGCCGTCAGGTAGCCGGGGCGCACGGTCTTGATCGGCGACGCGGGCGAGGCCGCCCATGCAGACTGCCCAAGCAGGCTTGCGCCGACGCCTGTGAGGACCCCGCAGCCTGCCGTCTTGAGGAAACTCCGGCGGGACGGTTTGGCGGCATCGGGCGCGTTGTTGAAGAATTCGTCGAACATGGTGGTCAGCCCTTCCTGAGTGGATTGAATGGGTAACTGCATAACGTCGGCGGGTTTTGCATTTGTGCAAAACCATGCAAACCATCGTATGGAGCTAAAAACTCAGGGTCAAGAAAAAAATTTGCATATCTGCAAACTTTGCAAA
Coding sequences within it:
- a CDS encoding transporter substrate-binding domain-containing protein, which codes for MQLPIQSTQEGLTTMFDEFFNNAPDAAKPSRRSFLKTAGCGVLTGVGASLLGQSAWAASPASPIKTVRPGYLTAACLGDMPIASVRDGKLVGTDFEMLQLIAERLQLKIDVQQMSFSAVIEAVKSGRVDWFGGNFAWTPIRAKLLLLTNPVFYTGAYVIMRQGQTSKSSLTIADLSGHTIGTATGYSVVPDMKRVPGIVDVKLYDGSDSCLRDVVAGRLDFAVLDAPTVDYMIQQNPSWGLKQIPIAFDASYPSLTGKFASIWGVSPDKKDLFDGINEGISWLWRTNQIKPILAKYGITNPDYLVPLPTDPRLGVDRDAKGALIGPFAHESRDFSKAFA